A window of the Cystobacter fuscus genome harbors these coding sequences:
- a CDS encoding AbfB domain-containing protein, with protein MRGARLRLTTLLASTVLVGCGGARETDNADPANNDTVSAPGARATTVQAVLSWVPLRLNVYYTFGVTTPNYTNRVLRHYDSLARTDVIGTSATEKADSSFRVVAGLADKDCYSLESQNHPGRYLRHSNSRVRLDSRDNTRVFDEDATWCTRPGLSGQGVSLESYNLPGRYMRHINAEVWLSQPGGPLPSDAAASFNEDSSWKAISQASSDFKAWGDETLSRIEQDFRRPGSNLYYEGTDRQATAFNWDAGVQLHALIAGGRIQQAEAFANEMHQAYWCYTKNRWAYNAVAYGCGDRYYDDNAWIAKGLMELYQKTNNATYLNRAREVLAFSMSGENTAGSSPNGGIRWHEGDTGGHCLCATAPTAVTNLMIYRATGIQQYLTDGSRLYNWVKANQFGYGPGYRGYENAVMTQAALLLFKITGNYTYLDDARHLGFAMESTYIDWQTRALRETGQWGGHDMTNAYVDLYETDGDINWLNIVAGYLQFVRDHGKDANGRYPEWWNAVGQPGNPVLLYQASAARAFARMGNTRGGTAKQRDPVAVFKDCNYTGVWGAGFWIGRYKLSDLQFHGITGKDISSVRVQPGYKVTFYENDNFSGASLVKTADDGCLVGAGWNDRVNSMVVEAVSPTVVVHNDCNFTSPGINLPVGSYDEDTMRTLGLSPDVISSLQVADGYEAVLYDGGRFDQASLTTGTNSCLVGAGWNDKTASLIVRKKATAR; from the coding sequence ATGAGGGGAGCCAGGCTGCGCCTCACCACGCTGCTTGCATCCACCGTGCTGGTGGGCTGCGGCGGTGCACGGGAGACAGACAACGCGGACCCAGCGAACAACGACACGGTGAGTGCCCCTGGCGCGCGGGCCACCACGGTCCAAGCCGTCTTGTCCTGGGTACCGCTGAGGCTGAACGTCTACTACACCTTCGGTGTCACGACGCCGAACTATACCAACCGCGTCCTGCGGCACTACGACAGCCTGGCGCGCACGGACGTCATCGGGACTTCCGCGACCGAGAAGGCCGACTCGAGCTTCCGCGTCGTGGCCGGCCTGGCCGACAAGGATTGTTACTCGCTGGAGTCGCAGAACCATCCGGGGAGATACCTGCGGCATTCCAACTCACGGGTTCGCCTCGACAGCCGCGACAACACCCGTGTGTTCGACGAGGACGCCACGTGGTGCACACGCCCTGGCTTGTCGGGACAGGGCGTCAGCCTCGAGTCGTACAACCTCCCCGGCCGCTACATGCGCCACATCAACGCGGAGGTGTGGCTCTCGCAGCCAGGCGGCCCGCTGCCCAGTGATGCGGCGGCCAGCTTCAACGAGGACTCGAGCTGGAAGGCAATCAGCCAGGCCAGCAGTGACTTCAAGGCCTGGGGAGACGAAACCCTCTCCAGGATAGAGCAGGACTTCAGGAGGCCCGGCAGCAACCTCTACTACGAGGGCACGGATCGCCAGGCGACCGCCTTCAACTGGGACGCGGGCGTTCAGCTTCATGCCTTGATCGCTGGCGGGAGAATCCAGCAGGCCGAAGCCTTCGCGAACGAAATGCACCAAGCCTACTGGTGCTACACGAAGAACCGCTGGGCGTACAACGCCGTGGCCTATGGCTGCGGAGATCGTTACTACGACGACAACGCCTGGATCGCCAAGGGCTTGATGGAGCTGTACCAGAAGACCAACAACGCCACCTACCTGAACAGGGCCCGGGAGGTCCTGGCGTTCAGCATGAGTGGAGAGAACACCGCGGGAAGCAGCCCGAACGGAGGCATTCGTTGGCATGAGGGGGACACCGGCGGCCACTGCCTGTGCGCCACGGCGCCCACCGCGGTGACCAACCTGATGATCTACCGGGCCACCGGAATCCAGCAGTACCTGACCGACGGCTCGAGGCTCTACAACTGGGTGAAGGCCAATCAGTTCGGCTACGGCCCCGGCTACCGGGGGTACGAGAACGCCGTGATGACCCAGGCGGCCCTCCTGCTGTTCAAGATCACGGGCAACTACACCTATCTGGATGACGCGCGCCACCTCGGCTTCGCCATGGAGTCGACGTACATCGACTGGCAGACCCGCGCGCTGAGGGAGACCGGGCAGTGGGGCGGTCACGACATGACCAATGCCTATGTGGACCTCTACGAGACGGATGGCGACATCAACTGGCTGAACATCGTCGCGGGCTACCTCCAGTTCGTGCGCGACCATGGCAAGGACGCGAATGGCAGGTACCCCGAGTGGTGGAATGCCGTGGGGCAGCCCGGCAATCCCGTCCTGTTGTACCAGGCCTCCGCCGCTCGCGCTTTCGCCAGGATGGGGAACACCCGCGGGGGCACGGCCAAGCAGAGGGATCCCGTCGCGGTCTTCAAGGACTGCAACTACACGGGTGTCTGGGGCGCGGGCTTCTGGATTGGCCGCTACAAGTTGAGCGATCTCCAGTTCCACGGAATCACGGGCAAGGACATCTCCTCCGTGAGGGTCCAACCCGGCTACAAGGTGACCTTCTACGAGAATGACAACTTCTCAGGCGCCTCACTCGTCAAGACCGCGGATGACGGCTGCCTCGTCGGCGCGGGGTGGAATGACCGTGTCAACTCGATGGTCGTCGAAGCGGTGTCGCCCACCGTCGTGGTCCACAATGACTGCAACTTCACCAGCCCGGGAATCAACCTCCCCGTGGGCAGCTACGACGAAGACACCATGAGGACCCTGGGCCTGAGCCCTGATGTCATCTCTTCCCTCCAGGTGGCCGACGGGTACGAAGCGGTGCTGTACGACGGCGGCCGTTTCGATCAGGCCTCCCTCACCACCGGCACCAACAGTTGTCTGGTGGGCGCGGGCTGGAACGACAAGACCGCCTCGCTCATCGTGAGGAAGAAGGCCACCGCCAGGTAG
- a CDS encoding patatin-like phospholipase family protein: MEHFKILSLDGGGTWALIEVRALIELFGPETRGHEVLRRFQLVVANSGGSIVAAGLAADFTLGQLLQLFREETRRRSIFVERPWYQRMLAAIPALQDLEARYAARKKLEGLERAFSESKLEGFARLTMEEWKARAGQGLADIVITAFDYDRRRAIFFRTRPRSPAASRSPARNPTFAQAVHASSNAPITFFDEPAAFLDRRFWDGAMGGYNNPTMAGVVEVLSHTGDGTARVDPAAIRVLSLGTGMVLSLPPDATGEVEDKRLLHIPEEPGLVSDIRKAALCIVDDPPDAASFVAHVTLGHRLPRDERDVVQDGPVIRLSPVLRPVKRNGRWMYPEKVDPGFYQRVSELGMDAVKKEHVLLIDSFCDAWIQGRIPNQSLRANQDLEPEVGHARFSDALAQLRTWLDGELNPPSMAATR, translated from the coding sequence ATGGAGCACTTCAAGATTCTGTCGCTGGATGGAGGAGGCACCTGGGCACTCATCGAGGTCCGGGCGCTCATCGAGCTCTTCGGTCCCGAGACGCGTGGCCACGAGGTGCTTCGGAGATTCCAGCTCGTCGTGGCCAATTCGGGAGGGAGCATCGTCGCCGCGGGTCTGGCGGCGGACTTCACCCTGGGGCAACTGCTGCAACTCTTCCGCGAAGAGACGAGGCGCCGGAGCATCTTCGTCGAGCGGCCGTGGTACCAGCGCATGCTGGCGGCCATTCCAGCGCTCCAGGACCTGGAGGCGCGCTACGCGGCGCGCAAGAAGCTGGAGGGGCTCGAGCGGGCCTTCTCGGAGTCGAAGCTGGAGGGCTTCGCCCGGCTGACGATGGAGGAGTGGAAGGCGCGGGCCGGTCAGGGGCTGGCGGACATCGTCATCACCGCGTTCGACTACGACCGCCGGCGGGCCATCTTCTTCCGGACCCGGCCACGGAGCCCGGCGGCCTCGCGCTCGCCCGCGAGGAATCCGACCTTCGCCCAGGCGGTGCATGCCTCGAGCAACGCGCCCATCACGTTCTTCGATGAGCCCGCCGCCTTCCTGGACCGGCGCTTCTGGGACGGGGCCATGGGCGGCTACAACAACCCCACGATGGCCGGGGTGGTGGAGGTCTTGAGCCACACGGGTGACGGCACGGCGCGCGTGGATCCCGCCGCCATTCGCGTGCTCAGCCTGGGCACGGGCATGGTGCTGTCCCTCCCGCCCGATGCCACCGGAGAGGTGGAGGACAAGCGGCTGTTGCACATCCCCGAGGAGCCGGGCCTCGTCAGTGACATCCGCAAGGCGGCGCTCTGCATCGTCGATGACCCACCCGATGCCGCCAGCTTCGTCGCGCACGTCACCCTGGGACACCGGCTGCCCCGGGACGAGCGTGACGTCGTCCAGGATGGGCCGGTCATCCGGCTGAGTCCCGTCCTGCGTCCCGTCAAACGCAACGGCCGCTGGATGTACCCGGAGAAGGTGGATCCCGGCTTCTACCAGCGGGTTTCGGAGCTCGGCATGGACGCCGTGAAGAAGGAGCACGTGCTGCTCATCGACTCCTTCTGCGACGCGTGGATCCAGGGCCGGATTCCCAACCAGTCCTTGCGCGCCAACCAGGATCTCGAGCCGGAGGTGGGCCATGCACGCTTCAGCGACGCGCTCGCGCAACTGCGGACGTGGCTCGACGGAGAGCTCAACCCGCCTTCCATGGCGGCGACACGTTGA